From a single Miscanthus floridulus cultivar M001 chromosome 8, ASM1932011v1, whole genome shotgun sequence genomic region:
- the LOC136472141 gene encoding uncharacterized protein translates to MEFFPDGGFVRLQNRQNRKYIHADGDWVGVTLRPLGRVPSLEAVWRAEHWVSNRGHVFLLLQNAAYGRYLSLSVHPARPRHLSRRVIQRDFDDPNLVDAFLWRWRAQRVDPDQDYVRLRQFNFHLRADGRYLTWNWKTRVTGDLVRRRTLTTMMQWTVHAVAATPLPLPLPVTPPEPQIQGGRRGQSFWALWRRAGYGPGIYPQVPREIRHVRANDEGEFDQNHYIWPSFISYDQTVFDLRIYLGQLQDDWNGDMLGFTLCIRPGSHGQLMPLVTHLPRSRDPLRIVVFRTGSPAAAALVYPQIYAPAP, encoded by the exons ATGGAATTCTTCCCCGACGGGGGCTTCGTGCGGCTTCAGAACCGCCAGAACCGCAAGTACATCCACGCCGACGGGGACTGGGTGGGGGTCACCCTGCGCCCGCTCGGCCGCGTCCCATCCCTGGAGGCGGTGTGGCGGGCGGAGCACTGGGTCTCGAACCGGGGGCacgtcttcctcctcctccagaACGCCGCCTACGGCCGCTACCTCTCGCTCTCGGTCCACCCGGCGCGGCCCAGGCACCTCAGCCGCCGCGTCATCCAGCGCGACTTCGACGACCCCAACCTGGTGGACGCCTTCTTGTGGAGGTGGAGGGCTCAGAGGGTGGACCCCGACCAGGACTACGTCCGCCTGCGCCAGTTCAACTTCCACCTCCGCGCCGACGGCAGGTACCTCACCTGGAACTGGAAAACCCGCGTCACCGGCGACCTCGTACGAAGGCGCACGCTCACCACCATGATGCAGTGGACGGTCCACGCCGTCGCGGCGACCCCGCTACCACTACCCCTTCCGGTTACACCACCTGAGCCTCAG ATTCAGGGAGGCCGCCGTGGCCAGTCGTTCTGGGCCTTATGGCGGCGCGCCGGGTACGGCCCCGGGATATATCCGCAGGTGCCGCGGGAGATCCGGCATGTGCGGGCGAACGATGAAGGGGAGTTCGACCAGAACCATTACATCTGGCCCTCATTCATTTCCTATGACCAAACCGTGTTCGACCTGAGGATCTACCTGGGACAACTTCAGGACGACTGGAACGGGGACATGCTTGGCTTCACGTTGTGCATACGGCCCGGCTCGCATGGGCAGCTAATGCCGCTGGTCACCCACCTGCCTCGCAGCAGAGATCCCCTGCGCATCGTCGTCTTTCGGACCGGATCACCAG CTGCTGCGGCGTTAGTGTATCCCCAGATATATGCACCAGCACCATAG
- the LOC136472144 gene encoding LOW QUALITY PROTEIN: uncharacterized protein (The sequence of the model RefSeq protein was modified relative to this genomic sequence to represent the inferred CDS: inserted 1 base in 1 codon; substituted 1 base at 1 genomic stop codon), producing the protein MELFPDGGFVRLQSRGNRNKYVHADGDWFGVSLRPLGTVAPLEAVWRVEHLPVNQEIIFLLLQNAAYGRHLSFSPFKAQPGHRGRRAVQADRNEPPNNLLNGYLWWWRAXRVDPNQDXYVRLRYADSHFLLRANGRYLTRNTGVTVAVNRRRRLTTMMQWTVHLVPASPVPLPLPVAPPQPLQIQGGRRGLLFRRRTGNRGPGVHQHPARTIRHVRANDEGEFNQDQGYWPAFASYDHSVINLRAQLGQLQGDWNGDMLGFTSCMRPGSHGRLMPLVTDLPRSLDPMYIVVLRTGSPGAAALVYPQIDAPAQ; encoded by the exons ATGGAGCTCTTCCCCGACGGGGGCTTCGTGCGGCTGCAGAGCCGCGGGAACCGCAACAAGTACGTCCACGCCGACGGGGACTGGTTTGGGGTCTCCCTGCGCCCACTTGGCACCGTCGCACCTCTGGAGGCTGTGTGGCGGGTGGAGCACTTGCCCGTGAACCAGGagatcatcttcctcctcctccagAACGCCGCCTACGGCCGCCACCTCTCCTTCTCGCCCTTCAAGGCGCAGCCCGGCCACCGCGGCCGCCGCGCCGTCCAGGCCGACCGCAACGAGCCGCCCAACAACCTGCTGAACGGCTACCTGTGGTGGTGGAGGGCCTAGAGGGTGGACCCCAACCAGG TATACGTCCGCCTGCGCTACGCCGACTCCCACTTCCTCCTCCGCGCCAACGGCAGGTACCTCACCAGGAACACCGGCGTCACCGTCGCCGTCAACCGACGCCGCAGGCTCACCACCATGATGCAGTGGACGGTCCACCTCGTCCCAGCGAGCCCGGTACCGCTACCCCTTCCCGTTGCACCACCTCAGCCTCTGCAG ATTCAGGGAGGCCGCCGTGGCCTGTTGTTCCGGCGGCGCACCGGGAACCGCGGCCCCGGGGTGCATCAGCATCCGGCGCGGACGATACGACACGTGCGGGCGAACGATGAAGGGGAGTTCAACCAGGACCAAGGCTACTGGCCCGCGTTCGCTTCGTACGACCACTCTGTGATCAACCTGAGGGCCCAGCTGGGGCAACTTCAGGGTGACTGGAACGGGGACATGCTCGGCTTCACGTCGTGCATGCGGCCCGGCTCGCATGGGAGGCTAATGCCGCTGGTCACGGACCTGCCTCGCAGCTTAGATCCCATGTACATCGTCGTCCTCAGGACCGGATCACCAG GTGCTGCGGCATTAGTGTATCCCCAGATAGATGCACCAGCACAGTAG
- the LOC136472145 gene encoding uncharacterized protein yields MDLFPDGAFVQLRSRANRKYVHADGDWEGVSLRSRGSAPSLELEAVWQVEHWVHQGTTFLRLQGAAYGRYLSLSAEQAPPGHRGLKAVQCDLDEPNMVNIYLWRWRVERVHPLQDYVRLRHFDRDLRANGRFRRWNTGVTVDVNRGRRLTTMMQWTVHPVAATPVPMPLPAAPQHQVRGFAIVSPSLHCIGMLFLHVPGIYQLPPREIRHVRASDEGNFDQNHHNWPSFDIYDYSVFNLRIQLGQLQHDWDGEMFGFTLCMRPGSHGRLMPLVTNLPRSLEPMYIVVFRTGSPAAAALVYPVL; encoded by the exons ATGGACCTCTTCCCCGACGGGGCCTTCGTGCAGCTGCGGAGCCGCGCGAACCGCAAGTACGTCCACGCCGACGGGGACTGGGAGGGGGTCTCCCTGCGCTCGCGCGGCTCCGCTCCATCCCTGGAACTGGAAGCGGTGTGGCAGGTGGAGCACTGGGTCCACCAGGGGACCACCTTCCTCCGCCTCCAGGGCGCCGCCTACGGCCGCTACCTCTCGCTATCGGCCGAGCAGGCGCCTCCCGGCCACCGCGGCCTCAAGGCCGTCCAGTGCGACCTCGACGAGCCCAACATGGTGAACATCTACTTGTGGAGGTGGAGGGTCGAGAGGGTGCACCCCCTCCAGGACTACGTCCGCCTGCGCCACTTCGACCGCGACCTCCGCGCCAACGGCAGGTTCCGCAGGTGGAACACCGGCGTCACCGTCGACGTCAACCGAGGCCGCAGGCTCACCACAATGATGCAGTGGACGGTCCACCCCGTCGCGGCAACCCCGGTACCGATGCCCCTTCCAGCTGCACCTCAGCATCAGGTGCGTGGCTTCGCCATCGTTTCTCCttccttgcattgcattggaATGC TTTTTCTGCACGTGCCCGGGATTTATCAGCTTCCGCCGCGGGAGATCCGGCACGTGCGGGCGAGCGATGAAGGGAACTTCGACCAGAACCATCACAACTGGCCCTCATTCGATATCTACGACTACTCCGTGTTCAACCTGAGGATCCAGCTGGGGCAACTTCAGCACGACTGGGACGGGGAAATGTTCGGCTTCACGTTGTGCATGCGGCCCGGCTCGCATGGCCGGCTAATGCCGCTGGTCACCAACCTGCCTCGCAGCTTAGAACCCATGTACATCGTCGTCTTCAGGACCGGATCACCAG CTGCTGCAGCATTAGTGTATCCAGTACTGTAG